A single region of the Stigmatopora argus isolate UIUO_Sarg chromosome 6, RoL_Sarg_1.0, whole genome shotgun sequence genome encodes:
- the myl2a gene encoding myosin regulatory light chain 2a codes for MSPKKAKKRTGDGANSNVFAMFEQAQIQEFKEAFTIMDQNRDGFIDKNDLRDTFAALGRLNVKQEEIDEMLKEAPGPVNFTVFLTMFGEKLKGADPEETILNAFKVFDPEGKGVLRKDFLTQMLTTQADRFTPEEMEQMFAAFPPDVAGNLDYKNLVHIITHGEEKDQE; via the exons ATG TCACCCAAAAAAGCCAAGAAGAGGACAGGAGACGGAGCCAATTCCAATGTGTTTGCCATGTTTGAGCAGGCCCAGATTCAGGAATTTAAAGAG GCATTTACCATCATGGACCAGAACAGAGACGGTTTCATCGACAAGAACGACCTTAGGGACACTTTTGCTGCTCTTG GACGCCTCAATGTGAAACAGGAAGAAATTGATGAGATGCTCAAAGAAGCTCCTGGCCCAGTCAACTTTACCGTCTTTCTAACAATGTTTGGAGAGAAACTGAAAG GTGCTGATCCAGAAGAGACCATTCTCAATGCATTCAAAGTGTTTGACCCTGAGGGCAAAGGCGTGTTAAGGAAGGACTT TCTGACACAAATGCTGACAACACAAGCCGACCGGTTCACCCCTGAAGAG ATGGAGCAGATGTTTGCCGCCTTCCCTCCAGATGTGGCGGGCAACCTGGACTACAAGAACCTGGTCCACATCATCACCCACGGAGAGGAGAAGGACCAGGAGTGA
- the pxna gene encoding paxillin a — protein sequence MDDLDALLADLESTTSHISKRPLFLSDDTAYSLPVGGQNQQDFGFSPQDQSIPTEKTLNGLQETDSQDCSSPLQPPGEEDHVYSFPNKQKISESSPAINQSFGSNLSELDRLLLELNSVQQSTPAFATEEETAPPLPASIVVHSNQENGGSIPTQVSPPVLEKHCATVRGIEDVRPSVESLLDELESSVPSLIPAPLVVSDGQEETQAQQQARMSASSATRELDELMASLSDFKVQSNIQSQGKTSPTGPPKPANKLDNMLGSLQSDLNRLGVQTVAKGVCGACKKPIVGQVVTAMGRTWHPEHFVCTHCQDEIGSRNFFEREGLPYCEKDYHSLFSPRCHYCNGPILDKVVTALDKTWHPEHFFCAQCGAFFGPEGFHEKDGKAFCRKDYFDMFAPKCGGCARAILDNYISALNSLWHPECFVCRECFTPFINGSFFDHDGQPYCEAHYHERRGSLCSGCQKAITGRCITAMGKKFHPEHFVCAFCLKQLNKGTFKEQNDKPYCHGCFIKLFS from the exons ATGGATGATTTAG ATGCTTTATTGGCGGATCTAGAGTCTACAACATCTCACATTTCAAAACGTCCACTCTTCCTATCTGATGACACGGCCTACTCTCTTCCTGTTGGGGGTCAGAACCAGCAAGATTTCGGCTTTTCACCCCAAGATCAATCCATTCCGACTGAGAAAACCCTCAATGGATTACAGGAAACAGAC tCGCAAGATTGTAGCAGTCCACTTCAACCACCTGGAGAAGAGGACCATGTATACAG TTTTCCCAATAAACAGAAGATCAGCGAATCTTCTCCTGCAATTAACCAGTCCTTTGGCAGTAACCTGTCAGAATTGGACCGCCTGCTGCTGGAACTTAACTCTGTGCAACAAAGCACACCAGCCTTCGCTACTGAAG AGGAGACAGCCCCACCACTCCCTGCCAGCATCGTGGTCCACAGTAATCAGGAGAATGGAGGTTCCATTCCAACCCAGGTCTCGCCACCTGTGTTGGAAAAGCACTGTGCCACAGTCAGAGGAATCGAAGATGTACGACCAAGCGTAGAGAGCCTCCTGGATGAGCTGGAGAGCTCTGTACCCTCGCTTAT TCCTGCTCCCTTAGTGGTGTCAGATGGGCAAGAGGAAACACAAGCACAGCAACAAGCACGAATGTCTGCATCCTCTGCGACGCGAGAACTCGATGAACTGATGGCCTCCTTGTCGGATTTCAAAGTCCAAAGCAAT ATCCAGTCACAGGGAAAGACTTCTCCCACTGGACCACCGAAACCAGCCAATAAACTGGACAACATGCTGGGGAGCCTGCAATCTGACCTGAACAGACTCGGAGTTCAGACTGTGGCTAAAGGCGTCTGTGGAGCTTGCAAAAAGCCCATAGTTGGACAG GTAGTGACTGCCATGGGAAGAACGTGGCACCCTGAGCACTTTGTGTGCACCCACTGCCAGGATGAAATAGGCTCCAGGAATTTCTTTGAGCGCGAGGGACTACCTTACTGCGAGAAAGATTATCACAGTCTCTTCTCACCACGATGCCATTACTGCAACGGACCCATACTGGAT AAAGTGGTAACTGCTTTGGACAAAACCTGGCACCCGGAACATTTCTTCTGTGCCCAGTGCGGCGCCTTCTTTGGACCTGAAG GGTTTCACGAGAAGGATGGAAAGGCATTCTGCAGGAAAGACTACTTTGACATGTTTGCTCCCAAGTGCGGAGGCTGTGCCCGGGCCATTCTGGACAACTACATCTCTGCACTCAACTCACTGTGGCACCCGGAATGCTTCGTCTGCAGG GAGTGCTTCACACCATTCATAAACGGCAGCTTTTTTGACCACGACGGTCAGCCGTACTGCGAGGCGCATTATCACGAGCGGCGTGGCTCGCTGTGCTCGGGCTGCCAGAAGGCCATCACGGGCCGCTGCATCACAGCAATGGGCAAGAAATTTCATCCGGAACACTTTGTGTGTGCTTTCTGCCTCAAGCAGCTCAATAAGGGCACTTTTAAAGAGCAGAACGACAAGCCCTACTGCCACGGTTGCTTTATCAAACTCTTCAGTTAG
- the rplp0 gene encoding large ribosomal subunit protein uL10 isoform X1 translates to MPREDRATWKSNYFLKIIQLLDDYPKCFIVGADNVGSKQMQTIRCSLRGKAVVLMGKNTMMRKAIRGHLENNPALEKLLPHIKGNVGFVFTKEDLAEVRDLLVDNKVPAAARAGAIAPCDVTVPAQNTGLGPEKTSFFQALGITTKISRGTIEILSDVGLIKTGDKVGASEATLLNMLNISPFSYGLNIQQVYDNGSVYSPDVLDITEASLHARFLEGVRNIASVSLEIGYPTLASVPHSVINGYKRVLAIAVETDYSFPLADKVKAFLADPTAFAAVAAAPAAAQTAAAPAPAKEEVKEESEESDDDMGFGLFD, encoded by the exons ATGCCCAGGGAAGACAGGGCCACGTGGAAGTCCAACTATTTTCTGAAAATCATC CAACTCCTGGATGACTATCCAAAATGCTTCATTGTCGGCGCTGACAATGTGGGCTCCAAGCAGATGCAGACCATCCGTTGTTCTCTGCGCGGCAAAGCTGTAGTGCTGATGGGCAAAAACACCATGATGCGCAAAGCTATCCGTGGCCACTTGGAGAACAACCCTGCTTTGGAGAA GCTCCTCCCCCACATTAAAGGCAATGTGGGGTTTGTCTTCACCAAGGAAGATCTGGCTGAGGTGCGGGACTTGCTGGTGGACAACAAG GTCCCCGCTGCTGCTCGCGCTGGAGCCATTGCCCCGTGTGATGTGACCGTGCCTGCACAGAATACCGGCCTGGGTCCCGAGAAGACTTCTTTCTTTCAGGCTCTGGGTATTACCACAAAGATTTCCAGGGGGACCATTGAAATCTTG AGTGATGTCGGTCTGATAAAGACTGGAGACAAGGTTGGTGCCAGCGAGGCCACCCTGCTCAACATGCTGAACATCTCTCCATTCTCCTACGGACTCAACATCCAACAAGTGTATGACAATGGCAGTGTCTACAGCCCTGATGTGCTTGACATCACTGAGGCCTCCCTGCATGCCAGATTCCTGGAG GGTGTGAGGAACATTGCCAGCGTTTCTCTTGAAATTGGCTATCCCACTCTTGCCTCTGTGCCCCACTCTGTCATCAATGGCTACAAGAGAGTCCTTGCCATCGCCGTGGAGACGGACTACTCCTTCCCTCTGGCAGACAAG GTCAAAGCCTTCCTTGCCGACCCAACTGCCTTTGCTGCTGTGGCCGCCGCACCTGCTGCAGCACAGACTGCAGCGGCCCCAGCCCCTGCTAAGGAGGAAGTCAAGGAGGAGTCTGAGGAATCCGATGACGATATGGGCTTTGGGCTGTTTGACTAA
- the rplp0 gene encoding large ribosomal subunit protein uL10 isoform X2, which translates to MQTIRCSLRGKAVVLMGKNTMMRKAIRGHLENNPALEKLLPHIKGNVGFVFTKEDLAEVRDLLVDNKVPAAARAGAIAPCDVTVPAQNTGLGPEKTSFFQALGITTKISRGTIEILSDVGLIKTGDKVGASEATLLNMLNISPFSYGLNIQQVYDNGSVYSPDVLDITEASLHARFLEGVRNIASVSLEIGYPTLASVPHSVINGYKRVLAIAVETDYSFPLADKVKAFLADPTAFAAVAAAPAAAQTAAAPAPAKEEVKEESEESDDDMGFGLFD; encoded by the exons ATGCAGACCATCCGTTGTTCTCTGCGCGGCAAAGCTGTAGTGCTGATGGGCAAAAACACCATGATGCGCAAAGCTATCCGTGGCCACTTGGAGAACAACCCTGCTTTGGAGAA GCTCCTCCCCCACATTAAAGGCAATGTGGGGTTTGTCTTCACCAAGGAAGATCTGGCTGAGGTGCGGGACTTGCTGGTGGACAACAAG GTCCCCGCTGCTGCTCGCGCTGGAGCCATTGCCCCGTGTGATGTGACCGTGCCTGCACAGAATACCGGCCTGGGTCCCGAGAAGACTTCTTTCTTTCAGGCTCTGGGTATTACCACAAAGATTTCCAGGGGGACCATTGAAATCTTG AGTGATGTCGGTCTGATAAAGACTGGAGACAAGGTTGGTGCCAGCGAGGCCACCCTGCTCAACATGCTGAACATCTCTCCATTCTCCTACGGACTCAACATCCAACAAGTGTATGACAATGGCAGTGTCTACAGCCCTGATGTGCTTGACATCACTGAGGCCTCCCTGCATGCCAGATTCCTGGAG GGTGTGAGGAACATTGCCAGCGTTTCTCTTGAAATTGGCTATCCCACTCTTGCCTCTGTGCCCCACTCTGTCATCAATGGCTACAAGAGAGTCCTTGCCATCGCCGTGGAGACGGACTACTCCTTCCCTCTGGCAGACAAG GTCAAAGCCTTCCTTGCCGACCCAACTGCCTTTGCTGCTGTGGCCGCCGCACCTGCTGCAGCACAGACTGCAGCGGCCCCAGCCCCTGCTAAGGAGGAAGTCAAGGAGGAGTCTGAGGAATCCGATGACGATATGGGCTTTGGGCTGTTTGACTAA
- the LOC144075353 gene encoding golgin subfamily A member 7-like: protein MAETHSLQELQQPAASSKLFIHRDYSSGTLCKFQNKFPAELESRMERQHFEETIQTLNNLYAEAEKLGGKSYIEGCLACLTAYTIFLCMETQYEKVLRKVAKYVKDQNEKVYNPRGLLLTDPIERGLRVVEITIFEDRSFVPTR, encoded by the exons ATGGCTGAG ACTCACAGTTTACAGGAACTCCAGCAACCTGCTGCCAGCTCCAAGTTGTTCATCCACAGAGACTATAGCTCAGGAACTCTCTGCAAGTTTCAGAACAAGTTCCCAGCAGAACTCGAATCCAGG ATGGAAAGGCAACATTTTGAGGAGACCATTCAGACCTTGAACAACTTGTATGCTGAAGCAGAGAAGCTTGGGGGCAAATCCTACATTGAGGGCTGCCTGGCCTGCCTCACTGCCTACACCATATTCCTTTGTATGGAAACTCAATATGAAAAG GTCTTAAGGAAGGTTGCCAAATATGTTAAGGACCAGAATGAAAAGGTCTACAATCCCAGGGGACTATTGTTGACAGACCCCATTGAGAGAGGCCTGAGAGTT GTTGAAATTACAATCTTTGAAGACAGAAGTTTTGTTCCAACAAGATAA
- the r3hcc1 gene encoding R3H and coiled-coil domain-containing protein 1, translating to NVLFLTHSTARTFKINPCVFFQKHFILELILAPRLFQLTVHITTSSLHRSQLLLACFSFSRLAFHLVGTFNIILLFTLALPCYDGAYLPKQENEFINQVLDELETYQKRCPQSVLLFPPLPSRLRYLIHRTIEDLPELTTFSVGESSCRQVVVCPSELRGEVQEDSDIECNSTLDVEALRSTKSKSKTRIRAPKRPDKALYTPRAARQSQPRQDSEASIDVQDPTTSTSITSQFNCSSSAVMSSLELSKESLPITGDGALVDETSIEREANLSLSIHKEDITLCRLSEMSLEDDAAENEGLTCELMEEIKKHLKETVTFTIQHVLEDYSTYENVVISPDDYGHVIEIYDFPAIFKTDDLLEAFTEYSDTGMKITWVDDTHALGIFATQAAATHALSICHPRMKARSLTEGSKKAKAKAVCRAEFIQPFKERPRTDSAVARRMVTRALGLNGRGRGQLLRGKVLANTSQPIPKSTK from the exons AATGTGCTCTTCCTGACTCACTCGACCGCTCGcacttttaaaattaacccTTGTGTGttctttcaaaaacattttattctaGAGCTAATTTTAGCACCACGTCTTTTTCAACTTACTGTACATATTACAACTTCTAGCTTACATCGCTCTCAGCTGTTGTTGGCGTGCTTTTCATTTAGTCGCCTCGCTTTTCATTTAGTCGGCACGttcaatattattttgttgttcACACTGGCGCTCCCTTGCTACGATGGAGCTTATCTCCCGAAGcaagaaaatgaatttattaacCAGGTTTTGGATGAGCTGGAAACATACCAGAAGAGGTGCCCCCAAAG TGTCCTCCTGTTCCCACCTTTACCAAGCAGACTGCGATACCTGATCCACAGGACAATTGAAGACTTGCCAGAGCTCACTACATTCTCAGTGGGTGAGAGCAGTTGTCGTCAAGTGGTCGTTTGCCCCTCGGAACTCAG AGGTGAGGTTCAAGAAGACAGTGACATTGAGTGCAACTCCACCTTGGATGTAGAAGCTCTAAGAAGTACTAAAAGTAAATCTAAGACCAGAATCCGAGCACCCAAGAGACCAGACAAGGCCCTTTACACACCTCGAGCTGCTCGTCAGAGTCAGCCGAGGCAAGACTCTGAAGCAtccattgatgtccaggatccAACCACTTCAACCTCCATCACGAGTCAATTCAACTGCTCCTCCTCTGCTGTAATGTCATCACTTGAATTAAGCAAAGAGTCCCTACCCATCACAGGAGATGGCGCCCTTGTAGATGAAACATCAATCGAAAGAGAAGCAAACCTTTCATTGAGCATTCACAAGGAAGACATCACACTTTGCCGCCTGAGTGAAATGAGCTTGGAGGATGACGCCGCCGAGAATGAAGGGCTCACATGTGAGCTGATGGAAGAG ATCAAGAAACACCTGAAAGAAACGGTGACTTTCACCATTCAGCACGTACTCGAGGACTACTCCACTTATGAGAATGTGGTCATCAGCCCTGATGACTACGGCCATGTAATAGAAATTTATGATTTCCCTGCTATATTCAAAACAGATGATCTCTTGGAGGCTTTTACCGAGTACAG TGATACTGGAATGAAAATCACGTGGGTGGACGACACTCACGCTTTGGGCATTTTTGCCACTCAGGCGGCAG CCACGCACGCCCTCTCCATCTGCCACCCGCGGATGAAGGCCCGATCACTAACGGAAGGCAGTAAAAAAGCCAAAGCGAAGGCCGTTTGCCGAGCAG AGTTCATCCAGCCGTTTAAGGAGCGTCCGAGGACTGACAGCGCTGTTGCTAGGCGAATGGTCACCCGAGCCCTGGGCCTGAATGGACGCGGACGGGGGCAGTTGCTCAGAGGAAAAGTCTTGGCAAATACAAGTCAACCAATTCCAAAAAGCACCAAGTGA